From a region of the Triticum aestivum cultivar Chinese Spring chromosome 7D, IWGSC CS RefSeq v2.1, whole genome shotgun sequence genome:
- the LOC123169390 gene encoding uncharacterized methyltransferase At2g41040, chloroplastic isoform X3, whose protein sequence is MEPAVRAAAASCSSYSSLHPPRALVARRLGRSSGLSLPARRVAVAAAAIALDPFQETKSEQNDTSETEVFACPVCYEPLIRKGPPGMNLPAIYRSGFKCSKCNKSFTSKDVFLDLTVTSGMKEYSELKPARTELFRSPLVSYLYERGWRQNFNRSGFPGRDEEFQMAQDYFQSVAGGILVDVSCGSGLFSRKFASSGAYSSVIALDFSENMLRQCYDYIKQEETPMNTNLALVRADISRLPFASCSIDAIHAGAAIHCWPSPSNAELDIAR, encoded by the exons ATGGAGCCCGCGGTGAGAGCCGCGGCGGCCTCCTGCTCCTCCTACTCGTCGCTCCATCCCCCGCGCGCCCTCGTCGCCCGCCGCCTAGGCCGCAGCTCCGGCCTGTCGCTGCCGGCTCGCCGCGTGGCCGTCGCCGCAGCAGCTATCGCCCTCGACCCG tttcaggagACCAAAAGCGAGCAGAATGACACTTCGGAAACTGAGGTGTTTGCGTGCCCTGTTTGCTATGAACCGCTGATAAGGAAAGGGCCGCCAGGCATGAACCT GCCAGCGATTTACAGGTCCGGATTCaagtgttcaaaatgcaacaagtCATTCACCAGCAAAGATGTCTTCTTGGATCTCACTGTCACCTCAGGAATGAAAGAATACAGTGAACTCAAGCCTGCTAGAACCGAGCTGTTCAGGAGCCCGCTCGTCTCCTATCTTTACGAGAGGGGGTGGCGTCAGAACTTCAATCGGAGTGGCTTCCCTGGCCGCGACGAAGAG TTCCAAATGGCTCAAGACTATTTCCAGTCAGTCGCTGGTGGTATACTCGTTGATGTCAGCTGTGGCAGTGGCTTGTTTTCAAGGAAGTTTGCAAGCTCTGGGGCATACTCATCTGTGATTGCTTTGGACTTTTCAGAGAATATGCTCCGACAATGCTATGACTACATCAAACAAGAAGAAACCCCTATGAACAC GAACCTTGCACTTGTAAGGGCTGATATTTCTAGGCTCCCTTTTGCTTCTTGTTCAATTGATGCCATTCATGCTGGAGCCGCTATCCACTGTTGGCCGTCCCCTTCAAATGCG GAACTGGACATCGCACGATGA
- the LOC123169390 gene encoding uncharacterized methyltransferase At2g41040, chloroplastic isoform X1, which translates to MEPAVRAAAASCSSYSSLHPPRALVARRLGRSSGLSLPARRVAVAAAAIALDPFQETKSEQNDTSETEVFACPVCYEPLIRKGPPGMNLPAIYRSGFKCSKCNKSFTSKDVFLDLTVTSGMKEYSELKPARTELFRSPLVSYLYERGWRQNFNRSGFPGRDEEFQMAQDYFQSVAGGILVDVSCGSGLFSRKFASSGAYSSVIALDFSENMLRQCYDYIKQEETPMNTNLALVRADISRLPFASCSIDAIHAGAAIHCWPSPSNAIAEISRVLKPGGVFVATTFLSTPTNSGLFSIDALKPLRQIVGPVNSSYNFFTEGELEDLCRSCGLVNYSSKVQRSFIMFSGQKP; encoded by the exons ATGGAGCCCGCGGTGAGAGCCGCGGCGGCCTCCTGCTCCTCCTACTCGTCGCTCCATCCCCCGCGCGCCCTCGTCGCCCGCCGCCTAGGCCGCAGCTCCGGCCTGTCGCTGCCGGCTCGCCGCGTGGCCGTCGCCGCAGCAGCTATCGCCCTCGACCCG tttcaggagACCAAAAGCGAGCAGAATGACACTTCGGAAACTGAGGTGTTTGCGTGCCCTGTTTGCTATGAACCGCTGATAAGGAAAGGGCCGCCAGGCATGAACCT GCCAGCGATTTACAGGTCCGGATTCaagtgttcaaaatgcaacaagtCATTCACCAGCAAAGATGTCTTCTTGGATCTCACTGTCACCTCAGGAATGAAAGAATACAGTGAACTCAAGCCTGCTAGAACCGAGCTGTTCAGGAGCCCGCTCGTCTCCTATCTTTACGAGAGGGGGTGGCGTCAGAACTTCAATCGGAGTGGCTTCCCTGGCCGCGACGAAGAG TTCCAAATGGCTCAAGACTATTTCCAGTCAGTCGCTGGTGGTATACTCGTTGATGTCAGCTGTGGCAGTGGCTTGTTTTCAAGGAAGTTTGCAAGCTCTGGGGCATACTCATCTGTGATTGCTTTGGACTTTTCAGAGAATATGCTCCGACAATGCTATGACTACATCAAACAAGAAGAAACCCCTATGAACAC GAACCTTGCACTTGTAAGGGCTGATATTTCTAGGCTCCCTTTTGCTTCTTGTTCAATTGATGCCATTCATGCTGGAGCCGCTATCCACTGTTGGCCGTCCCCTTCAAATGCG ATAGCTGAAATCAGCCGTGTGCTGAAGCCCGGCGGTGTATTCGTAGCGACAACCTTCTTATCCACCCCCACGAACAGCGGCCTGTTCTCTATCGATGCACTAAAGCCACTGAGACAG ATTGTTGGGCCAGTGAACAGCAGCTACAACTTCTTCACCGAAGGGGAGCTGGAAGACCTGTGCAGATCCTGTGGTCTGGTCAACTACAGCAGCAAGGTTCAGAGGTCATTCATCATGTTCTCCGGGCAAAAGCCATAG
- the LOC123169390 gene encoding uncharacterized methyltransferase At2g41040, chloroplastic isoform X2 translates to MEPAVRAAAASCSSYSSLHPPRALVARRLGRSSGLSLPARRVAVAAAAIALDPETKSEQNDTSETEVFACPVCYEPLIRKGPPGMNLPAIYRSGFKCSKCNKSFTSKDVFLDLTVTSGMKEYSELKPARTELFRSPLVSYLYERGWRQNFNRSGFPGRDEEFQMAQDYFQSVAGGILVDVSCGSGLFSRKFASSGAYSSVIALDFSENMLRQCYDYIKQEETPMNTNLALVRADISRLPFASCSIDAIHAGAAIHCWPSPSNAIAEISRVLKPGGVFVATTFLSTPTNSGLFSIDALKPLRQIVGPVNSSYNFFTEGELEDLCRSCGLVNYSSKVQRSFIMFSGQKP, encoded by the exons ATGGAGCCCGCGGTGAGAGCCGCGGCGGCCTCCTGCTCCTCCTACTCGTCGCTCCATCCCCCGCGCGCCCTCGTCGCCCGCCGCCTAGGCCGCAGCTCCGGCCTGTCGCTGCCGGCTCGCCGCGTGGCCGTCGCCGCAGCAGCTATCGCCCTCGACCCG gagACCAAAAGCGAGCAGAATGACACTTCGGAAACTGAGGTGTTTGCGTGCCCTGTTTGCTATGAACCGCTGATAAGGAAAGGGCCGCCAGGCATGAACCT GCCAGCGATTTACAGGTCCGGATTCaagtgttcaaaatgcaacaagtCATTCACCAGCAAAGATGTCTTCTTGGATCTCACTGTCACCTCAGGAATGAAAGAATACAGTGAACTCAAGCCTGCTAGAACCGAGCTGTTCAGGAGCCCGCTCGTCTCCTATCTTTACGAGAGGGGGTGGCGTCAGAACTTCAATCGGAGTGGCTTCCCTGGCCGCGACGAAGAG TTCCAAATGGCTCAAGACTATTTCCAGTCAGTCGCTGGTGGTATACTCGTTGATGTCAGCTGTGGCAGTGGCTTGTTTTCAAGGAAGTTTGCAAGCTCTGGGGCATACTCATCTGTGATTGCTTTGGACTTTTCAGAGAATATGCTCCGACAATGCTATGACTACATCAAACAAGAAGAAACCCCTATGAACAC GAACCTTGCACTTGTAAGGGCTGATATTTCTAGGCTCCCTTTTGCTTCTTGTTCAATTGATGCCATTCATGCTGGAGCCGCTATCCACTGTTGGCCGTCCCCTTCAAATGCG ATAGCTGAAATCAGCCGTGTGCTGAAGCCCGGCGGTGTATTCGTAGCGACAACCTTCTTATCCACCCCCACGAACAGCGGCCTGTTCTCTATCGATGCACTAAAGCCACTGAGACAG ATTGTTGGGCCAGTGAACAGCAGCTACAACTTCTTCACCGAAGGGGAGCTGGAAGACCTGTGCAGATCCTGTGGTCTGGTCAACTACAGCAGCAAGGTTCAGAGGTCATTCATCATGTTCTCCGGGCAAAAGCCATAG